Part of the Pseudomonas lijiangensis genome is shown below.
GCTTTGGGGGCGGGAGCGATTGCCGCTCTTGGTGGGGCTCTGGCGATAACGGCTACTACGCCAGAAAGCCAGGAACGCATGAAAGAAGCTGCTAACGCAGTTGTGAGTGCCGTCGCCAAATCAGGTCAAACGGCACAGATACAGACCAGTATGTCCATAGAAATATGGAAGTTCTTGTTCAATACGACCTTTCCGGTGCATCTGCTGGATGCTGAAAATAGCAGATTGGTAAACCCAATCGTCGAGGCTCAAGCTCCTAATCCTGCCAGTGGCGGGTACGCAGCGGGTTCTCCGATAACCACTCCGATTTCTACAGGTGGTAGTCCGGCTGTAGATCAGGCGGCGAATGACTATTCCAACCCCATTGCAGAGCTTCCGGCTCCTGGGGTTATGAACCAAGAGGATGGTGCAAAAGACGCAGGTGATGCAAAAAACCTAGCGAGCTCTAATGGAAGACTTACCGCGCAAGAAATATCTAACGGTCATGCATTTGAAAAGCATGTGGTGCAGCAGGGTGAATATAAGGATTTAGGAATAACTACTCGCGAGCAGTTTGCTTTGCATATTGAAAGCATCGTTAATAATCCAAGCTTATTTCGTGAGCTAAGTGGCGGGCGAACTGCTTATTGGGATAGTGCCAGTGGTACGGTAGTTATTAAGAACCCTAAAGCAATTGATGGCGGCACTGCATTTCGCCCTGTGAATCGACAAGCTTACTTTGATGGATTGAGGTGATTTCTGGAGGGGGCGTAATTTGGTGAGTACTGGTTTTTATGGGGATGGAGCGGTCATGGGGTATGCTCTAAATGAGAATATTTAATGTGTTAAGTGGCGGGGTGGCGCTTGATGTGATATTGTCAATAGCGGTTTTTTAAGAGCCCTAAAGCACTCGATAAAGGTGTCTAAGTTTTTTTGTGGATGAGAAGTTTTTAATGTTTGGAGGTGTGACTGTGGAAAATATTAGTTGTTCACATGATTTGGCGAGTGTTAGCCTTAGTCGAGAAGAGCTGCTGGTCCTGAACTCAGCTTTAAATGAAATATGTAACGGGATAGAAATTTTTGAGTTTGAAACGCGAGTCGGTGCGGATCATGAGTTTGTTGTAAGTCTGCTTCAAAAGATTGGTTTTTTGCTTGACGATATGGATCAACAAGTAAGCTGATCTGTAATGGACTTTTGGCATGTTGATGTTTGCCTTGTGCTGGTGTTTTTCAGCCTATTTGCAAACTGCCCGTTGACGGCTCGATAGCCAAAAAGTCTTATTTTTTAAGAGCAGGCTTGAGTATGCGAAATGACGAAAGTACTCACAACCCCACCTTATAAACAACCTGCCCCCGCTCCAGCGGATCCGGATGACACTCAAACCCCAACGACCGCGCCAGATTAAACATCCTTGCATTCTTCACCGCGTCTATCGAAAACATCCTGTAAAACCCGTTCAACCGCGCAGCATTCATAAGGTGCTGCATCAGCAACTTGCCCAGCCCGAGATCTTGCCATTTTTCGGCGACCACGACGGCGCATTCGCAGCAGGAGTCGCCTTCTGTCGCGGCGTAGCGGCTCAGGCCTATTTCGGTCAGTTGGTTGTTGTCTTCCATGATCAGGGCGACGTAGGTCATGCGCTGTTGGTAGTCGGTGTCCATGATCTGGTCGAGGGCCAGCGGGGCGGGTTCGTTGTTGGGGGAGAGGAAGCGGAAGTGTTGTGTCTGTGGCGAGAGGCGTGTGATGAATTCGAATGCTCGTTGCCGGTCGTCTTCCTGGATCGGTCTGATCAGCAGGTGGGTGCCGTCGTTCAGTTCTTCGATCCAGTGGATGAAGCGCAGCTCAGGGGCGTAGAGGTCGTCGCTGATCGAGTCGCTGGTGACGGTGTTCATGTCTATCCTCTGGGGCCGTGCGTCGATTGAGCAGGCGGTTTACCTATCTTTTACGCTTCGGCACCTTCAGGTCATGATCCAGATCAATACTTCTGTTTGCCCTGTCTGCGTGTAGACTGCCTGCCGTTTGTTCATCGCAGTCTTTGCCTGATGGACGTTTCCACTTCATTGATTCAAGGCGTGCATATGGATCTGCGACAACTCGAGGCTTTTGCGGCTGTCATGTCGGCGGGCAGTGTGACGGCGGCGGGGAAGATGCTGGGGCGTTCGCAACCCTCGGTGACCCGTGCCATCCAGGAGTTGGAGCTGGAGCTGGGTTTTGCCTTGTTCGAGCGCAGTGGGCCGAAGGTCACGCCTTCGCAGAAGGCGTTCATGATGTATGCCGAGGTGGAGAGTGCGCTGCTGGGTATTCGCAATATCCGGCAGCGCGCGCAGCATATTGCGCTGGACGAGAACCGGCAGATCAAGCTGGTGGCGATACCGGCGCTGGCGGCGGGTTTGTTGCCGCTGGCCTTGTCCCGTTTGCCGGATGATCTGCGCCCGCAGCATATCCAGTTGCACAGCATGTCCCCTGAAAATGTCGTGCAGGCGGTGCTTTCCAAGACCATGGATCTGGGCGCAGTCAGCCTGCCGCTGGAGCATCGCGGGCTGGATATTCACTGGATCGGTGAGTCGCCTTGCGTTGCCGTGCTGGCTGCGGATTCTCCGCTGGCCCGTTTCGATGTCTTGCCGATGCAGGTTCTGGCCAGCCAGACGCTGATTACCATGTCCAACCCTTATCGTTTTCGACGCCGTATCGACAAGGCTTTTCAGGATGTCGGCGGCGCTGTGCCGCACATGCTCGATACCAATACGTCGCTGATTGCCATGCAGATGGCGCGGGTGGGGCTGGGTGTGGCGCTGGTCGATCCGTTCACTGCGCTGGGTGTGCCGGTGGATGGGGTGGTGGTGCGGCCGGTCGAGTTCAATATCCCGTTCTTCTTCGGTCTGGTTTCGGCGTTCGCCAGCCCGCTGTCCGACGTGGCGCAGGCGCTGGTGACGGAGCTTGCTGCATCGGCTCAGGCCTTGCTGCCCTCCGTGATCATGCATGCCCCCAGCGAGCATGACGCTCTGTTGCAGAGCATTTACGCCGGTTGAAGCCCGGCAGCGAGCGTCGTGCTTATGCGCCTTTCTGATTTCTTATCGTTTTAAGCTATATCAATATTCATTTTTTGCCGTTGTAGTAATAAATATCAGCTTTTAGTATTCGTTTTTTGAATTCATAAGCCTTATGAATTCAGTAATTGTGAGTTTGGAGCGTTTTTTGTATGGATTCGCTCTATCCATGATCTTCAGCACGAGTACTGAAAATGCCCGATACAAACGCACCGATTGGCCTTGCCGCCCTGCAGGCCCGGCTCAAGCAGGATCTGGAGTGGCTGGATCTGCCAGCCTCGCCTTGGGTCAAGCCGCGTTTGCATCAGGATGCCCCGGTACTGGATGTTGCGATCATCGGTGGCGGAATGGCCGGCTTGGCGCTGGCAGCCGAGTTGCGTCATCTGGGTGTGGTGACGACGATTTTCGATCAGTCCCCAACCGGTTTTGAAGGCCCGTGGGCGACCACGGCGCGCATGGAAACCCTGCGTTCACCCAAGCAACTGACCGGTCCGGCGCTGGGTTTGCCGGCCCTGACATTCCGTGCCTGGTTCGAGGCGCAGTTCGGGCTTGAGGCCTGGAATGCGCTGGACAAGATCCCGCGTCTGCAATGGGCGGATTACCTGCGCTGGTATCGCAAGGTGCTGGATCTGGATGTGCGCAATGAGCACCGGGTCAGCCGCGTTCAGCCTCGCGCCGATGGTCTGGTCGAGCTGGATATCGTCAGCCCCGGCCACAATCAGCACTATGTAGCCCGGCATGTGGTGCTGGCGACCGGGCGTGATGGCCTCGGCGGCCCTTGGGTGCCGGATTTTGCTCATGAGCTGCCTCGCGATGTATGGGCGCACTCGGCCGATGGTTTGCAGGATGACTGGTTTGTCGGCAAGCGGGTGGCCGTGATCGGTGGTGGTGCTTCGGCCATGGACAGCGCTGCCACGGCACTGGAGGCGGGCGCGCAGAAGGTTGACTTGCTGATACGTCGTGCAGAGTTGCCGAGGGTCAACAAAGGCAAGGGCGCGGGTAATCCGGGTATGACCCACGGTTACTGGCGTTTGCCGGACAGCTGGAAGTGGCGCATCCGCCGTTACCTCAATGCCCAGCAAGTACCTCCACCCCGTGGCAGCACGCAGCGGGTTTCCCGTTCACCCGACTCGCGCTTTCTGCTTAACAGCCCGGTTGTTTCGGTCCGGCAGAACGAGTCCGGCGCGCTGGTGGTGCGTACGCCCAATGCGAAGCTGGAGTACGACTTTCTGGTCTTTGCTACAGGCTTTCGGACCGACTTCAACCTGCGCCCCGAGTTCTCTTCTTTCGCCAGGCACATTCAGGTCTGGAGCGATCGCTTCGAGGCACCGGAGGATGAGTTCGATGCCGAGCTGGGTTCCCTACCGGATCTGGGAACCTGTTTCGAGTTTCAGCAGAAAACCCCAGGCGCGTGTCCGGGGATCGAGAAAATTCATTGCTTCAATTACCCGGCAGCCCTGAGTTACGGGGCGGTATCCGGGGACATTCCGGCCATCAGCGAAGGCGCCAAGCGCCTGGCTCATGGGCTGGCAGGGCAGTTGTTCAACGAGGACATCGATTTGCATTTTGCCTCCATGCAGAGCTACAACGAGCCCGAATTGCTGGGCGACGAATGGGTCGCCGGTGCGCCCACAGCCCAAGAGTTGCTCGGATGATCGGCTGGGCTGTGCGGCGCCTGGTGCAGTCGTTGCTGGTGGTGTTGCTCATGACGCTGGTGGTGTTTATCGGCCTGAATGCCATCGGTAATCCGATGGACATTCTGGTGGGTGAGGACCTGAACCAGGCCGAGCGTCTGGCTGCCATCGCCCATCTGGGGCTGGACAAGCCGCTGTGGCAGCAATACCTGCTGTTCCTCAAGGGCGCGGCGAGCGGCAATCTCGGTCAGAGTTTCGTCTATCACGAAGATGCCATGCGCCTGATCCTGCAACGCCTGCCTGCCACGTTCGAACTGGCGTTCAGTGCCTTGTTTCTGGCGGTGTTGCTGGGTGTGCCGCTGGGCATGTTCGCGGGCACCTATCCCGATCACCCGGTATCGCGGGTGATGATGGCCAGCAGCATCGTGGGCTTCTCGCTGCCTGCGTTCTGGGTGGCGCTGATGATGATCATGCTGTTCTCGATCCATCTGGGCTGGCTGCCGGCCAGCGGGCGCGGGGAAACGCGGGAGTTTCTCGGCGTGCAGTGGTCGTTCCTGACCCTCGATGGCCTGCAGCACCTGATTCTGCCGGCGCTCAACCTGGCGCTGTTCAAGATTTCCCTGGTGCTGCGCCTGACCCGTGCCGGTGTGCGTGAGGTCTTGCCTCAGGAGTTTGTCAAGTTCGCCCGTGCCAAGGGCCTCTCGCCGATCCGGGTGATGTGCATGCATGTGATGCGCAACACCATGATCCCGCTGGTGACGGTGCTGGCAATGGAGTTGGGGTCGACCATCGCCTATGCCGTGGTGACTGAAAGTATCTTTGCCTGGCCAGGTGCCGGAAAGCTGATCCTGGACAGTATCAATATGCTGGATCGCCCGGTTGTCGTGGCTTATCTGATGGTGGTGGTCGTGATCTTCGTGGTACTCAATCTGATCGTCGATGCGTTGTATTACCTGCTTGATCCGCGTGTGCGCGTCGAGGCTGGCCGATGAGTCAGGTACAGGTCGCACGCCTGCACGTGCAATCGCCATGGCGGCTCGGCGCCGTGGAGTTTTCTCGCTCCTATACGGCCATGTTCGGTCTGCTGGTGTTGCTGGTGATCATGTTGATGGCGGTGCTGGCGCCCTGGATAGCGTTTCAGAACCCCTATGACCTGATGCAGCTCAATGTGCTGGATGCTCGCCTGCCGCCGGGCAGCGAAAACCTCGACGGTGGCTACACCTACTGGCTGGGCACCGACGGACAGGGCCGGGATCTGCTGTCGGCGATCATCTACGGGCTGCGTATCAGTCTGTGGGTCGGGATCGGTTCTGCACTGATTGCCGCTGCCGTTGGCACCTTGCTGGGCTTGCTGTCGGCTTATGTCGGCGGATGGCTCGATGCCTTGCTGATGCGTCTGGTGGATCTGCTGCTGTCTTTCCCGGTGATTCTCATGGCGTTGATGATTCTGGCCTGGCTGGGCAAGGGCGTCGGCAATGTGATGCTGACGCTGGTGTTGCTCGAATGGGCCTATTACGCCCGTACCGCACGGGGGCAGGCCTTGACCGAAAGCCGCCGCGAGTACGTTGATGCGGCGCGGGGGCAGGGGATCGGCTCATGGCGGATCGTCGTGCGGCATATCCTGCCCAACTGCCTGCCGCCGCTGATCGTGATCGGTGCCTTGCAGATTGCCAGGGGGATCACTCTGGAGGCGACCTTGTCGTTCCTGGGCCTCGGCGTGCCGATTACCGAACCGTCCCTCGGGCTGCTGATTGCCAACGGCTTCCAGTACATGCTCAGCAACGAATACTGGATCAGTTTCTTTCCGGGGCTGGCGCTGTTGATCACCATTGTGGCCATCAATCTGGTGGGTGACCGCCTGCGTGATGTCTTGAACCCGAGGTTGCAACGATGAGCGTGCCTGAAGTTTCCCTGGCGCAACCGACTCTGGATGTGCGCAACCTCTGTACGTCGTTCGATACCCGGGCGGGCGTCCTGCCTGCCGTGCGCGATGTTTCCCTGCGTCTTCAACCGGGGCGGATTCTCGGTCTGGTGGGCGAGTCGGGATCCGGCAAGTCGGTGACCGGTTTTTCCATTCTCGGGCTGGTCGATGCGCCGGGGCGTATCAGCGGTGGTGAAGTGGTGTTTCAAGGGCGCGATCTGACGAAGCTCAGTACTTCGCAGTTGCGCAGCCTGCAGGGCAATCGCATTGCGATGATCTTTCAGGACCCGATGATGACCCTCAATCCGGTCCTGCGCATCGACACGCAAATGATCGAAGCGGTCCAGGCTCATCGCTCGATGGGGCGTCGCGAGGCGCGTCAGCATGCCAGCGATACCCTGGCGCTGATGGGGATTCCCAGCCCGGACGAGCGCCTGAATGCCTATCCGCATCAGCTTTCCGGCGGCATGCGCCAGCGGGTGGCGATTGCCATTGCCCTGTTGCATGCACCGGACCTGATTATCGCCGACGAGCCGACCACGGCGCTGGATGTGACCATTCAGGCGCAGATTCTCAGTGAAGTGCAAAAGCTTGTGCGTCAACAAGGAACCTCCCTGATCTGGATTACCCATGACCTTTCAGTGGTGGCCGGTCTGGCGGATGACATCGCCGTGATGTATGCCGGTCGTATCGTCGAGCAAGGCCCTGTATCGGCGGTGCTGGATCGTCCACAGCATCCTTACACCCAGGGCCTGATCGACAGCCTTCCGAGCCGCAACAAGCGTGGCCAGCGTCTGCGTCAGATCCCCGGCATGGCCCCGGATCTGTTGTCGATGCCTGCCGGATGCGCCTTTGCTGCACGTTGCTCCCGAGCGAGCAACCAGTGCGAGCAGGAGCCACAGAGTCGCGAAATCGAAGCGGGTCGCCTGGTCCGTTGTTTTCATCCGGGAGCTGCCGATGAGTATTAACCAGACGCCCATCGTCGAATTGAGCCAGGTCAGTAAAACCTTCGGTAAGCGCAATAACGACAGCACATTGAATCAGTGGCTGCAGCGCATGAAGTGGTCCAGGCCATCAGCCGTGACCCATGCGGTGGATCGCGTCGACTTGCGTATCAACCGTGGCGAAGTCGTAGGGCTGGTGGGTGAGTCCGGCTGCGGCAAGTCAACGCTGGGCCGCATGGTGGCCGGGTTGCTGCCTGTTTCTTCGGGGACGGCTTCCATCGACGGCAAGCGCCTTGAAGACCTGACGCCCGAAGAGCGTCTGGCAGCGCGGCTGAAGATCCAGATGATTTTTCAGGACCCGTCTTCCAGTCTCAATCCGCGCCTGCGGGTCGACCGTATTGTCGGGGAGGGCGCCTTGCTGCATGGCCTGACCGACAAGGCCGGGTTTGACGATTATGTCAGCGCGCAGCTACAGCGTGCCGGTCTGAGTCCGCAACTGCGCCAGCGTTACCCGCATCAGTTCAGCGGTGGCCAGCGCCAGCGCATCGGCATTGCCCGGGCGTTGGCGGTACAGCCGCAGCTTCTGGTGTGCGACGAGTCGGTAGCGGCGCTGGACGTGTCCATTCAGGCGCAGATCCTCAACCTGTTCATGGACCTGCGCGATGAACTGGGCCTGACCTATCTGTTCATCAGTCACGATCTCGGAGTGGTGGAACACCTCTGTGATCGCGTGGTGGTGATGTATCTGGGGCGGGTGGTGGAGAGTGCCAGTGTCGATGACCTGTTTGCACGAGCCAATCACCCCTATACGCAGGCTCTGCTGGCACAGATTCCGCGCTTCGATGTCCGCAGCGCCCGTTATGACGCGATAAAAGGGGAAATCCCCAGCCCGCTGAACCCGCCTGCCGGGTGTCATTTCCATCCTCGCTGTCCGCATGCCACGGCGCGCTGCCGCGAGGAAGTTCCAACGCTCAGGGAAGTCGCACCCGGCCACCTGAGTGCCTGTCACCTCAATGAATAGCACCGAACGAGCGCTGCAATGCTGGCGCTCATTGCCATTACGCACAAGGAATAGCCCATGAAACCACTTGTCCGTTCACTGTTGGCCTCGGCCCTGATCCTGGCCGCCGGCAGCGCAGCGGCGCAGAGTCTGCGTATCGGTTATGCCGATCCGGTCTCCTCGCTTGACCCGCAATTGAACAACTATGCCGGTGACCGCTCGGTTGCCCTGCATGCCTTCGAGTCGCTGGTCAATCGTCGTGACGACAAGACCCTGCCGGGTCTGGCGCAAAGCTGGAAAGTCCTGGACGACAAGACCTGGGAGTTCAACCTGCGCAAGGACGTCAAATGGCAGGACGGCAAGCCCCTGACCGCCGATGACTTCGTGTTCTCCTTCGAGCGTGCCCGCAAGGTGCCGGGCAGCGTGGCGTCTTATGCCGGGGCCATGCGCACGGTGGAGTCGGTCACGGCCAAGGATGATCACACCCTGATCATCAAGACCCTTACACCCAACGCCAACCTGCTGCCGGACGTGGACTCGATCTACATCGTCAGCCGCCACGTGGGTGCCGACGCGCAAAGCGCCGATTACAACAGCGGCAAGGCGATGGTCGGTACCGGGCCTTATCGCTTTGTGTCATTCGTGCCGGGCGACCGCACGATCTTCGAGCGCAATGCCGACTATTGGGGGCCGAAACCGCTGTGGGACAAAGTGGATTATCGCTTCATCTCCAACGCCGCGAGCCGTACGGCGGCCTTGCTGGCCGGTGATGTGGACGTGATCGACAAGGTGTCGCCGACCGATGTCGAGCGCCTGAAGAAGAGCCCGAATGTCAGTGTCTTCGCGTATCCGGGCCTGCGGGCCTTGCTGATTCAGCCAAGCTTCCGTGAAGGCCCCAACGAGTTCATTCGTGACAATGCCGGCAAGCCGCTGGCCGAGAACCCGCTGCGAGATGTGCGGGTGCGCAAGGCCTTGAACCTGGCCATCAACCGCCAGGCGATTGTCGAGCGCATCATGCAGGGCACGGTGACCGAGGCCAATCAGTGGATGCCGGCCAAGACCTTTGGCTACAACTCTGAGCTGAAGAACATTCCTTATGACCCGAAACAGGCCAAGGAGCTGCTGGCTCAGGCTGGCTTCCCCGAAGGCTTCCAGTTGACCGTGCACGTACCGGGCGACCGTTACCCGCAGGCGCCGGAAACCCTGCAGGCGGTGGCGCAGTTCTGGTCGCGCATTGGCGTCAAGGTGCAACTGGAAGTGCTGCCGTGGGCTGTTTATGCAGGCAAGGCCAACAAGAACGAATTTGCGATCAGTGTGGTTGCCTGGGGTAACGGCACGGGCGAAGCCGCCTATGCACTGACCAACATCCTGACCACGGTAGACAGCGTCAAAGGTCGCGGTGCCTCCAACTGGGGCCATTACAGCAACCCGCTGGTGGATAAGGCGCTGGTCGATGCTACTTCCGAGTTCGACGATGCCAAGCGCCGGGCGATCCTGGAGCAGTCTGCCAAGGTAGTGGCTGACGATGTCGGCATCATCCCGCTGTTCCATTACCAGAACATCTGGGCGGCGCGCAAAGGCCTGAAAGTCGAGCCGCTGGTCAGTGACCGCACCGCCGCGAGCATGGTGACCGAACAGCCTTGAAACCCACCAGTGACAAGTCTGTAGGACCGGATTTATCCGGGAAGGCAGTCACTCATGAAGTTGCATTTTGTTTGATGGAAATGAATATGACCTCAACTGTAGAACCGGGCCTCGATGTCCTGGATACCTTGCTGGGCATCGGGCCTGAAACCGCTCTGTACAAGGTGCGCCATGCCCGTGACAAAGTCGTGGCGGCAACGCAGGGCAGTCATGAGCTGTTTTTCGACCCGGCGCTGCAAGACAATCTGTCACTCGTCGAGCGTCTGCTGGTGGCGTATTACGCCAGCCATCTGACACCAAACGCCTTGCTGGCGGGTTACTACCTTGAGCAGTTGCAGGCGCTGAATATCGATCCGGCGCTGGTGGCCTCGATTGATTCGGGTTCCGTCGAGGCACTGAGCGATGCGCGCCTTTCGGCGATTCTGCTGTTCACCCGCACCTTGATCGAGTCGCCGGTCGAAGGTGATCGTGCGGCCTTGCAGGTTCTGCAGGCCGCAGGTCTGTCGTCCTCGGAAATCGTGGTGCTGGCGCAGTTGATTGCATTCCTGTCGTATCAGGTACGGCTGGCGGCCGGCCTTGGTGCCTTGTCGGCCTTGGGAGAAGCACAATGAGCGAGCCCATTCGCAGCAACGGTTTTACCAACGAAGTGCTGGGCTGGAAGGCCTGGTTGCCCACGGTGCAACTGGACAGTGCCACGCCGGAGCAACTGGCGGTGCTGGAAGAAAGCCATCCCCAGGCCAAGACGTCGGATTACTACCTGACACTGGTCCATCAGCCGCAGATCCTGCGTCAGCGCTCCGTTGCGTTCAACGCGATCATGTACGCGCCGGGCGGTTTGTCCCGTGCGGAGCGCGAACTGGCCAGTACCGTCGTGTCGCGAATCAATCAGTGTGTTTATTGTGCTTCAGTGCATGCCCAGCGCTTCGAGCAACTGGCCAAGCGCAATGATGTGATTGCGCAGATATTTGCCGATCCACAGACGGCGGGAACCACGGAACGGGAGAAGGCCATTGTGCGCTTTGCCATCGATCTGACCCTGGACCCGGCTGCCCTGGGCGCCGAGCAGATCAGGCCGTTGCGTGAGCAGGGGCTCGATGATGGACAGGTACTGGATCTGATCCACGCCATTTCCATCTTTGCCTGGGCCAACCGGTTGATGCTCAACCTGGGTGAACCGCTTTATCCGGCAATGTGAAAAATTGTTTCATTTTTGATAAAAAACTTTGTCCGAGTGTTGTACAAAATTACCGCTGTAGTATAGCTTTTACAGCAGAGCCAGCCGGTATGGCGCTGACATTGCCGTTCGCGGTATAGACCACGCCGCTGGCTCTTCCATCTTTCTGCCTGTGGGCCAGTCCCGCAGGCGCCACAGAGGCTTCACATGATTGCGCCGCGCTGGTTGTGGCTGGTGCTTATGCTCAGCGGCAGCGCATTTGCCGACTGGCGTGAAGCATTGCCCGATTCCCGTGTCGTCGGTTCCGGCGACTTCAGTGTGTTTGGATTTCGTATCTATACGGCCCGTCTGTGGAGCCCTGCAAAGCCGTTTGTGGCGGATGCGCCCATGGCGCTGGAGCTCACTTATCATCGTGCCATCGACCGGGAAGACCTGGTGGATGCCAGCATCGATGAGATCCAGCGTATTTCCGGATCGGCCGTCAGTGACCAGCAGTTGTCCGTATGGCGCCAGCAGATGCAGCAGTCTTTCGTCGATGTCCAGCCGGGCATGAAAATCACGGGTGTCTACCTGCCGGGACGTGAAGCGCGCTTCTATGTCGGCCCCAAGCTGCAGCATGTGGTTCAGGACAGCGAGTTCGCCAAGGCGTTCTTCTCCATCTGGCTGGACCCCAAGACCCGCAACCCCGATTTGCGTGAGCAATTGCTGGGCAAATGACGTTCATGAGCTGTGAGTGTTTCAGCTCAATATGACTGCTGTAGTCGTGTTGACTAGCCGCCCGTCATGTTCATGAAGCGCACGACCTGCACATTGTCATCGAGCGTGAAGTTATGGCTCCACGGCTTGAGTTGCATGGCGTCGACTATGGCCTTTTCCAGCTTATGGGGCTGGCCGGGGTTAGCCCGCAACACGGCCTTGAGGTCAACCGAATGCTCGTTGCCCAGGCACAGCAGCAAACGGCCTTCCACTGTCAGGCGCACGCGGTTGCAGGTGCCGCAGAAGTTATGGCTGTGGGGAGAGATGAAGCCGATGCGAATATCAGGGGCTTCGGCCAGGCGCCAGTAGCGCGACGGGCCCTGGGTCGAGTCGGTGGACGAAACCAGTGTGTAGCGCTCGGCGATGCGCTCGCGGACCTGATCACTGGAATAGAACGACTCGGCGCGGCTGTGTTCGCTGATGATGCCCAGGGGCATTTCCTCGATAAAGGAAACGTCCAGCTTGCGGTCGATGGCAAAGGCCAGCAGATCATTGATCTCATGATCGTTGCGGCCTTGCATCACCACGCAATTGAGCTTGGTGTGGGTGAAACCGGCGGCATTGGCGGCGTCGATCCCGGCAATCACCTTGCTCAGGTCGCCGGTGCGTGTCATTTCCCGGAAACGTTGCGGGTCCAGACTATCAAGACTGATGTTGAGGCGAGTGACCCCGGCGTCGAACAGCGGTCTGGCCAGTTTGTCCAGTTGCGAGCCATTGGTGGTCATGCACAGTTCCCGCAGGCCGGGCAGGGCGGCGATGCGCTTGCACAGGTCGACAATACCGGCACGCACCAGCGGCTCTCCACCGGTCAGGCGGATCTTGCGGGTGCCCAGGGCAACGAAGCGTTCGGCAATCTGGTGGATTTCTTCCAGGGACAGGATCTGCTGGCGAGGCAGGAATGTCATCTCTTCGGCCATGCAGTACACGCAGCGAAAATCGCACCGGTCGGTCACCGACATGCGCAGATAATCGACTTTGCGTGCAAAACGGTCCATCAGGACGGGATCTGACATCTCACCTTCTCAATATGCTGTAGCCGTAAGCTTGCTGAGTCCAATTGCCGCAGTCCAATCGCTTGTGATGATGACATGATCGACTGGATCTATGGCGTCTTGCTATCGCCTGCCGAACGGCGTTCGTAATGCTCCAGTAATGGCTGGATGCTAATGCCATGCAGCAGGATACTCAACGCAACCACCGACAACGTCATCCCTATGGCGGTATG
Proteins encoded:
- a CDS encoding FAD-dependent oxidoreductase, whose amino-acid sequence is MPDTNAPIGLAALQARLKQDLEWLDLPASPWVKPRLHQDAPVLDVAIIGGGMAGLALAAELRHLGVVTTIFDQSPTGFEGPWATTARMETLRSPKQLTGPALGLPALTFRAWFEAQFGLEAWNALDKIPRLQWADYLRWYRKVLDLDVRNEHRVSRVQPRADGLVELDIVSPGHNQHYVARHVVLATGRDGLGGPWVPDFAHELPRDVWAHSADGLQDDWFVGKRVAVIGGGASAMDSAATALEAGAQKVDLLIRRAELPRVNKGKGAGNPGMTHGYWRLPDSWKWRIRRYLNAQQVPPPRGSTQRVSRSPDSRFLLNSPVVSVRQNESGALVVRTPNAKLEYDFLVFATGFRTDFNLRPEFSSFARHIQVWSDRFEAPEDEFDAELGSLPDLGTCFEFQQKTPGACPGIEKIHCFNYPAALSYGAVSGDIPAISEGAKRLAHGLAGQLFNEDIDLHFASMQSYNEPELLGDEWVAGAPTAQELLG
- a CDS encoding GNAT family N-acetyltransferase, whose product is MNTVTSDSISDDLYAPELRFIHWIEELNDGTHLLIRPIQEDDRQRAFEFITRLSPQTQHFRFLSPNNEPAPLALDQIMDTDYQQRMTYVALIMEDNNQLTEIGLSRYAATEGDSCCECAVVVAEKWQDLGLGKLLMQHLMNAARLNGFYRMFSIDAVKNARMFNLARSLGFECHPDPLERGQVVYKVGL
- a CDS encoding ABC transporter permease; the encoded protein is MSQVQVARLHVQSPWRLGAVEFSRSYTAMFGLLVLLVIMLMAVLAPWIAFQNPYDLMQLNVLDARLPPGSENLDGGYTYWLGTDGQGRDLLSAIIYGLRISLWVGIGSALIAAAVGTLLGLLSAYVGGWLDALLMRLVDLLLSFPVILMALMILAWLGKGVGNVMLTLVLLEWAYYARTARGQALTESRREYVDAARGQGIGSWRIVVRHILPNCLPPLIVIGALQIARGITLEATLSFLGLGVPITEPSLGLLIANGFQYMLSNEYWISFFPGLALLITIVAINLVGDRLRDVLNPRLQR
- a CDS encoding ABC transporter permease, with product MIGWAVRRLVQSLLVVLLMTLVVFIGLNAIGNPMDILVGEDLNQAERLAAIAHLGLDKPLWQQYLLFLKGAASGNLGQSFVYHEDAMRLILQRLPATFELAFSALFLAVLLGVPLGMFAGTYPDHPVSRVMMASSIVGFSLPAFWVALMMIMLFSIHLGWLPASGRGETREFLGVQWSFLTLDGLQHLILPALNLALFKISLVLRLTRAGVREVLPQEFVKFARAKGLSPIRVMCMHVMRNTMIPLVTVLAMELGSTIAYAVVTESIFAWPGAGKLILDSINMLDRPVVVAYLMVVVVIFVVLNLIVDALYYLLDPRVRVEAGR
- a CDS encoding LysR family transcriptional regulator, translated to MDLRQLEAFAAVMSAGSVTAAGKMLGRSQPSVTRAIQELELELGFALFERSGPKVTPSQKAFMMYAEVESALLGIRNIRQRAQHIALDENRQIKLVAIPALAAGLLPLALSRLPDDLRPQHIQLHSMSPENVVQAVLSKTMDLGAVSLPLEHRGLDIHWIGESPCVAVLAADSPLARFDVLPMQVLASQTLITMSNPYRFRRRIDKAFQDVGGAVPHMLDTNTSLIAMQMARVGLGVALVDPFTALGVPVDGVVVRPVEFNIPFFFGLVSAFASPLSDVAQALVTELAASAQALLPSVIMHAPSEHDALLQSIYAG
- a CDS encoding ABC transporter ATP-binding protein; translation: MSVPEVSLAQPTLDVRNLCTSFDTRAGVLPAVRDVSLRLQPGRILGLVGESGSGKSVTGFSILGLVDAPGRISGGEVVFQGRDLTKLSTSQLRSLQGNRIAMIFQDPMMTLNPVLRIDTQMIEAVQAHRSMGRREARQHASDTLALMGIPSPDERLNAYPHQLSGGMRQRVAIAIALLHAPDLIIADEPTTALDVTIQAQILSEVQKLVRQQGTSLIWITHDLSVVAGLADDIAVMYAGRIVEQGPVSAVLDRPQHPYTQGLIDSLPSRNKRGQRLRQIPGMAPDLLSMPAGCAFAARCSRASNQCEQEPQSREIEAGRLVRCFHPGAADEY
- a CDS encoding ABC transporter ATP-binding protein, coding for MSINQTPIVELSQVSKTFGKRNNDSTLNQWLQRMKWSRPSAVTHAVDRVDLRINRGEVVGLVGESGCGKSTLGRMVAGLLPVSSGTASIDGKRLEDLTPEERLAARLKIQMIFQDPSSSLNPRLRVDRIVGEGALLHGLTDKAGFDDYVSAQLQRAGLSPQLRQRYPHQFSGGQRQRIGIARALAVQPQLLVCDESVAALDVSIQAQILNLFMDLRDELGLTYLFISHDLGVVEHLCDRVVVMYLGRVVESASVDDLFARANHPYTQALLAQIPRFDVRSARYDAIKGEIPSPLNPPAGCHFHPRCPHATARCREEVPTLREVAPGHLSACHLNE